AGGTTTCAACAAATGACACTTCGAATTTGAAGACTTCTCCAAAAGAGTTGACCCCTCTtaacaatatttaatattttcatttacgTTACTCgaacatataaataaacatatttataaatattattaattgtaATGAATTGCATATAGTAAGacaattttacataaatttaatttaatgtccaaaaaatcattttgattgACATCATTATTTTTTAATCCAAACACAAATCTCACTACTGATTTTAATCTTATTGCTACGATCACTAATTTCACCGCTACAATAATTGATCTTACTGATATCGTTATCTTTAATCTCACTAGAACCAATTTCACTATCCAAACTCAGATTTTTGAAGAAGTCAAATTCAAAATCATCCAAACTCAAAAACCAAACCTTTGGAGTATTTTTAAGTTTAGGATTAATGCATTATTTGGGTCTTGAACTTAGTAAATATTTTCATagcacccttttttttttcaagtttgcCCTTGAACTAGATAATTGTTCCCACATTGGGGTTAAACCTTTTCTATCCAAACTTGGAtctatacaaaaataattatttcaagaattaacttaaacaaaaaaaagtttaaactcCAATATAAGAATTAACTTAAGTTTATTACAATCTTAGGCCCAAAACTTCAGCCCAAACTCTAATCATTATTAAATGTAACATCTTTTTTTCCCTTTGTTTTACCcaaaaaaacccaaaatcttaagcCCAAATATCTCATAGTTTCCAAAAAATTATTATCCAATAATAATCGGCCGCGTGTATAAAAATTATTTGCGGCCATGCTAAGCACACGCCCTAGAAAATAATAGAAAGAAATGTATGCTCCCCGATGAACCCCTAACCTACGGTCCACATTCATCCACGTCACCAAACCGACTTTAAAAAGTCTATCTAATCCACGGCAATGCAAGTACTAAAACTGGAATTCCCCAAACTACGCCTCTGATCACCAAGCTGTTTCTTCCTATATAAAACCCcattttagtcattcaataaatgaaaaaattcccataatttatttattcattattcaaCTGCCTGCCACTGCACTTTTCCTTTTCCCGAAACAATGGCGACCAATTTGATCCGTCGAGCGATGAACATGACGCCACGTTTGCCGTCATCGAAAGTGGCTCCAGCATCGCGGCTGGTGTTGGACCGTCCTTACGCCACCGAAACGGAAGCTCAAAAGGTGGAACCGAAAGCCTCCTCCGGCAGCGGCGGCGCCAACATGAAAACCTTCCAAATCTATCGATGGAACCCAGATAATCCTACGAAACCCCAACTTCAAGACTTCAAAATCAACTTAAAAGAATGCGGACCCATGGTGCTTGATGCCTTGATCAAGATCAAGAACGAGATGGATCCATCGCTCACCTTCCGTCGTTCCTGCCGTGAAGGGATTTGTGGCTCTTGTGCAATGAACATCAACGGTTGTAACGGGTTAGCATGTCTTACCAAGATCGAATCTGGACCATCGGAAACGACGATCACGCCGTTGCCGCATATGTTTGTGATAAAAGATTTGGTGGTTGATATGACTAATTTTTATAATCAGTATAAGAGCATTGAGCCTTGGTTGAAGCGGAAGAATCCGCCACCGGCGGCGGGGAAAGAGATTCCGCAGTCTAAAAAGGACAGAGCCAAGTTAGATGGGATGTATGAGTGTATCTTGTGTGCTTGTTGCAGTACCAGCTGTCCTAGTTATTGGTGGAATCCTGAATCTTATTTGGGTCCTGCTGCTTTGCTTCACGCTAACAGGTAAtcaaaataatgaattttttggGTTTCCTTTGTTAATTTTATATCAACGATGGTTCTTGTGTTTGGGTTTTGGGATTTATTTGATTGattgtaagaaaaaaaaaaactaaaaaagctAGCTCTATCTTCGGTGATTAACAGAAAGGGAAGTTATGTTAATGGCGGTTTTGGAATTTATTTGGTTGATAAGTGAAAAAGAAGGGAAATGTAAAAGCTTTTGATAGTGATTATTTCATTTCCTATTCTCATTAATcattttgaaattagggttttatgattGATTCTTTGAAGTTTagctttatattaattatttgaattttgatagttaaattttagtacttTATTGGGAAGGTGTGTTTTTGTTCATTGTCAGTTTTGTATAGAGCAAATCTTAGGCCATAAATGTGTTAGATCAGCATTGCAAGTGTTTTTTGTTTATTCATCTTGTCACTTCTGTTTGAAGTTTTTGCTAATTCCACTACTAGGTTGAGATTAGTGTTGTACTCAATACTCGCTTAGTATGCTGTCTTTTTAGGTTAGAGTACCATGGAGGTCCCTATTTTAGttgttagattgcattttgcttcCCATACTAAAAACATAAGCAAATTAGTTCTTATGCATTAGATCAAAGAGCCATTTGGTCATTTGTGTTAAAAATTGTGGTTGATGAAATGACCAGAGAATTGCATGTGCTGTGTTGCTGAAGTATAAAGACCAACTTTTAATATTAGAAATGGACGGAATTTCTAAAAACTGAAGGACCAGTTTGCTCTCTTTTTTAGTATagagggcaaaatgcaatctgacttctAATACAAGGTCTTCTATAGGACTTATACTGTCTATGCTACTGTACTCGAGAGGGTATTTTTGGATACTAAAGAGATAATGAAGGGTTCGGATAACAGAGAAGCTTTACATATGTCCATAAAATCCAATATTCTTAAAAGAGTCAAATCCTGAATTTTGGTTGTAGATATGCAAAAGCTAATGCTTAAACCTTTAGTATTGGAAAGGTTCAATTATTGATGCTTTGTTATCTTGTTTATTCAATAAATTCTTGTAGCTTTTATAAATTCTATAATCAAGTTTGGTTTTAGGTCTTGATGGATATTGATTACAATCACCCAGGTTTTACTAACTAGTGTTTTTGCTTATTAATTTTAATGCTTGCCCCTCTTAATTATGTCTAGTTCTTATATGATTTATTGTTTTTTCTTTGAGAATGTGAAAGATAATTGATTACCTTTTGAGTTTATGAAGAGCTTCTTAATCATATACTCTCTCATATGCAGATGGATAAGCGATAGCCGTGACGAATACACAAAAGAGAGATTGGATGCCATAAATGACGAGTTTAAGTTGTATCGTTGCCATACGATATTGAATTGTGCTCGTGCTTGCCCGAAGGGTCTGAACCCAGGAAAACAGATTACAAACATCAAGCACCTTCAGCTGACTGGTGGTGCTTAAAGTTTCAAACTTCACAATAAATTGTTTGTGTATTTAAAACCAGTTAATCTGGATCCTTGAACAATTTGTTTCAAGTTAAGGATACCAATAATTGTGTTCTGTATGTAGACTATATTTTCATTTGATATAATgccaaatttgataattttatagcTGGTTTCTATATGTTACTTGTATGAATATGTTCTGTTTGTTTTAACAGTAAGGTTTTTGAAGaatcatatctcatatcaacATTCGAATATGTTCGAAGGAACAAGTTTTGACAATATGTAACTAAATGGTACTCTACTAATATGAATTTGCTAAGCTTTAGGAGGAGTTTTTTTGTTGTACAGCCTCTCCATTTCATCCAATTCCAGGCATTGAGTAGTATTGTGGGATTCATACAATGGACATGCCAaattctacaatttagtcaaACCTTATGCATGCTGGATATTTGGAGATGTGTTCTCATGAGCAGACATTGCAATTCGTGAAGCAAGAGAACGAGCTGAAGTTCGGTTTTTCTTTTCCGAGACATGCATGAAGCAATTGTTCTTAATCGAAGACTTCCGATGAGGAGGAACAGAGCTTTTGCTTTCAACAATGCTTGCTTTGCAGGGAGTAGATTTTCTTCCTATGCCAGGTGATTCAGGTTTTGTCAATGGAACCTATGATAGAAACAATTTAGCTTATGTATGAATAATGTAGAATCCATGTTTGAACAAAATGAGATAACTAGCTTGTTTACCTTTTGAATCTGATCTTTAGGTGTTCTTTCTTTATAAAAATCCGGCAATGGTCTTGCCTTGAAGCAAAAGCTTTGTCGTAGTTTCTTGAATTCGGTCCCTGCTTTTTCCTGCAATAATACCTATTTAGCTCAGATATGCTCTACTTGAAGATATCATTTGATCCTATACAAATAAAAAGTAACCTTGAGTGTTGTTTGCTGTTGTACTTTTTGTTCCTGAATAACATTGAATTTCTCTTCAAGCCTCTGAAAAGAAAAGGATGGAGAAAATGTGTAACTTAATGAATTAATTCATTGAAGAACATCATATTCATCACACAGATAAAGTACCACAAAACCCCCAGTACTATACACTGGATTGCATTTTAGCCCCTCTACTGAAATAATAGGCAAATTAGCCCTTGTATGTTAAATGAGTGAGCAAACCAACCCCTCCATCAAAATTTGGtgtttatatataaggtataataacaGTTTTAGCTCTCAACCTTCAcgcatttattcaatttgacccttACTCCTTTATCAATTCGGTAttgttattttttcataaaaattttataatttattttttataaattttgtttataatttttatgtttttttactaatttttaaaatttaaaagggcttaattgattttttaaaattttgttacgaAGGCTTTTTTGACCTTTAGCCTTGTTAGTTTCAAAAAAGTCTTACTTCCAATAAAAGAGTAgaggtcaaattgaataaataagtaaaggttgaggactaaatttgttattataccttcTATGTAAACACCAATGCAAACAGTTAATGGTGCAATTTTAACAAATAGGCTGTTTCGCTCATTCATGCCCATTTTTCCAGTAGAGAAGCTAAAATGCAATCCGGGATATAGTACAGGGGGGTTTTGTGGTACTTTCACCCCATCATACACAGACACAGTAAATGTAAAACAAATAGTTTATGTTTGAGAGCCTTGCCTGTTTTCTTCTAGCAGCTCTTTCTTCAGTTCTCAAGTTGAAAGATGCAAATATACCAGGTGACTGTGATTTGTTTCTGCAGGCACTCAAAATCTTTGAACAACTgccataaaaagaaaaaaaaatcaggaCTTGTAACATTTACAAGCAGGTAAGCTGACTATGAACAATTTGTtgttataaaaaagaaaagatgctTCTCACTCTGTAGGAAGAAAGTTCCATTTTCCACGAGCTGTTTTGCTGACACTGGCTGAGGAATTAACTGGTGTTCTAGCACtgtaatgcatacatatgataaaGAGTTTGTAATGATAAATGTTCCAAACATTTCCAAGTTTCAATAACTACCTATATCGGAGTATACCTTTGGTTTTCAGACCAAGGGGTGGCCGAGGATTGTTTCGGTTTTCCACTTATAGACACCTGCAGTCCATAATGAAACACAATTCATCAACCATGACAACTAGAACTAGAACTAAACACAGTACTATAAATTGGATAGAAAAAGAGCACCTGGTTCGGAGTCCTTAAAGGTGTAGGACATTCTTTAGATGCTTTAGAATTCGAATCAATTCTTGAACCATCAATCTTTCTGATGATAGTGGAAGTAAATTTACTGAATTCTTTTGCATGGGTGAAGTTGATTGACTTGTGACTTGATTTTGGTGTTGATCTCTTTCTTTCAGATATGTCCATTGCAGACTTCTTGGTCATTGGCGTGAGATTGTTTCCATTGTTCGGTCGAAGTGGGGGTTTGAATTTTGCAGGTGAAGATGGCATCTTGGATGTTCTTGCATTAGCAAACACCTTTGAAGAAGATTGGGAAGGTTTCATCTCGCTTGTTACCTCAAATTCATCTTCATTGGTTTTGCCACCCTGCATCATGACAACAACAACGCAAAGCTATGTTACTCAGACTCGAGCTGTGAGTACCAGATAGCATAAATGTTGGTAGATGTACCACGGAAACCCAAgaattagattgcattttgcccctttaCTCAAAAATTGAGTAACTTAATCTCTATACGTTAAATCAAAGAACTAACTTACCCATTTTCTGTTAAAAAtccattttttagtagagggagcaaaatgcaatctTACTTTTACCCATAaatgtttaacttttttttacctTAAGTAGAGGTTTCTCCATTTGAGTCCCTTCACTAAGCTCCAATTCTTTATCATCTCCAAGTAGTCTTGACTGGTTAGCTTTAACACAATTGTTCTTCACTTGGGTTGTTTCTTTAACCTCCAAATCTGTAATTTCAGCCTTATCAACAACCACACCATTCTTTTCAAAAgcttcatttttcatattattctcCAAAAGAACTTGGGGTTCATCAACTGAGCTGCTTTGAACCTTCACAATTTCTGAATTATTCTCTTTACAATCATAAATGGAGCCAGTTTCTGCCATTCGAGGGTTTGGGTTTTGAGCTTCACTTTCAGTAGCATTAGTGGCAGCAGCAGCATTAGCTTGTTCAAGCAAGGCAGCTGCTTTCCTAGCAGCAAGGGTCTTATAATGAGCTTCAAAGAAAGCTTTTTTTTGAGCTACAGAACCTGGCCTAGCATATCTCTCAGCTTCTTCAACATATTTGTTATGAGAAAAGGTTGACCATTTTTCCCAAGCTAAAGATTCAGACATGTATCTGCCAAATGAAATTGACTGTCCAAGACCATGAATTGGGTTTCCCTAAAAAACCCCCAAAAAGAAACCGTTTTTAGTGAAGTAGGACCAATAAAGGAAGAATCTTTAATGGTTTTTTTCAATGAATTATTAACATCCAAAAGAACAATCATAGAGTTGAAGAAAGACAaagattttattattaaaatttcgcTTAATTCATATGATAATTTATGAACTGACCTCTTTGGCTTCATTGGGAAGGCCTGCAGTGTAAGAAAATGGTTGCATGAGACAAGTTGATTCCCCCATGTTTGCAAAAATGTTTCTTTGGCAAAAGCCCTTTCTCTAAACTACTAAAAAAAGGGGAAATACAATAAccatttaaatttgaaattcaaaatgaaaaaatagcaATAATGGAAGCCATTGGAGATGAAaaaaagtaaaacttcagggattttttaatta
The Gossypium hirsutum isolate 1008001.06 chromosome A07, Gossypium_hirsutum_v2.1, whole genome shotgun sequence genome window above contains:
- the LOC107926496 gene encoding succinate dehydrogenase [ubiquinone] iron-sulfur subunit 2, mitochondrial, coding for MATNLIRRAMNMTPRLPSSKVAPASRLVLDRPYATETEAQKVEPKASSGSGGANMKTFQIYRWNPDNPTKPQLQDFKINLKECGPMVLDALIKIKNEMDPSLTFRRSCREGICGSCAMNINGCNGLACLTKIESGPSETTITPLPHMFVIKDLVVDMTNFYNQYKSIEPWLKRKNPPPAAGKEIPQSKKDRAKLDGMYECILCACCSTSCPSYWWNPESYLGPAALLHANRWISDSRDEYTKERLDAINDEFKLYRCHTILNCARACPKGLNPGKQITNIKHLQLTGGA
- the LOC107926495 gene encoding protein WVD2-like 7, producing MGESTCLMQPFSYTAGLPNEAKEGNPIHGLGQSISFGRYMSESLAWEKWSTFSHNKYVEEAERYARPGSVAQKKAFFEAHYKTLAARKAAALLEQANAAAATNATESEAQNPNPRMAETGSIYDCKENNSEIVKVQSSSVDEPQVLLENNMKNEAFEKNGVVVDKAEITDLEVKETTQVKNNCVKANQSRLLGDDKELELSEGTQMEKPLLKGGKTNEDEFEVTSEMKPSQSSSKVFANARTSKMPSSPAKFKPPLRPNNGNNLTPMTKKSAMDISERKRSTPKSSHKSINFTHAKEFSKFTSTIIRKIDGSRIDSNSKASKECPTPLRTPNQVSISGKPKQSSATPWSENQSARTPVNSSASVSKTARGKWNFLPTDCSKILSACRNKSQSPGIFASFNLRTEERAARRKQRLEEKFNVIQEQKVQQQTTLKEKAGTEFKKLRQSFCFKARPLPDFYKERTPKDQIQKVPLTKPESPGIGRKSTPCKASIVESKSSVPPHRKSSIKNNCFMHVSEKKNRTSARSLASRIAMSAHENTSPNIQHA